The DNA segment CCTGTTTATAAAACATGGAGTTTTGGGGAATTAGCAAGAATCAAAGAGTTTGTTTAAATATTATTATTCAATCAGCACacgattttattttaaaaacttctcaacccaaaaaggtaataaaaaagacaggaaaatgctgcaaatactcagcaggtaaagcagcatctgtggagaaagagaaacggagttaatgttTTCAGGTCGATGACTTTTCACCAGAAAGGTAACGAGGGATTTAGATTGTCTCGAAAGTGCAGCTTAAGTAGTTCAGCCAATGTTGGCTTCTAATCGGTTGTAATTTGTTTAAAATCGTTTGCTGAAGCGACCAGACCTTTTTCAGTGAGATGCACTTTGTTAGGAGATGGATGTGGAAAGCTACAATATTGTTTTCCAACACCAGGATTGATTGTGACATTAACTCACTCCCATGGTGAACGAATATTGCTCTGAATGGCATAAAATGATGATCCGTCCAGACGAAGAAACTTTTTTGATCGAATGCTTTCACAGTGGGATAATGTAGGACAGGACACTGGAATGATAAAGGCAGTTCAATTTACTTCAATGCAGAAAATAACACGCAAATCAATATTCCGTGGGCAAACCGTAGTGTGTCTGGGGCcaaggaaaagtttttttttccggGATGTAGGAAAATTATATTCGAAGACAAAACTTGACTCCACAATGAAAATAACTCATTCATTTAAAAGGAGAGTGTATACATTGCTGGGGGAgttgtgggtgagggtggggtgagggtcgGGCGGTTATGTGACACATTCAGCTTGTGTATATGAAGTAAATTTAACAATATTAACAGTAGGTATAGTTAGAACTTGCCTCACTAGCAGAGGATAAATATACAACAGTATGCAGGCTGGTTGAAAGAAATATAATCTTCTTACGTTCTGAGGGGTGCTACCTTAAAACACTAATAACCTCTAATTAATTTTCGTGTATATTAGTGAAATCAAAATTAAAACATTGAATTGAATGCGTTCCAAACAAATTGCAGCATTATTTTTTTTATAAAAAGTATCCTTGCCCTGGAAGGATATTTAGAGATTGATTGCCCTACAGAACGTATAGAGATAAAATAATGGGCGTGCTTTGGGAAATGTAACTACATTGGAGGGGAGATTGGAAAAATGAAATGTGTCTCTCTGTAAGCTGGCCAGCGATAAGTGGGGTCCCTATCTTTGGCCTCCCGACATAAATAACTGCCATGAAATAATCAGATCACATTTCCGCCATTGTTACATACGGATATTTTATGCAACGTATTTGTATCAAAATTGTAATTTGCAATCCTTACCAACACACCGATAGGAAAAGGAACCAGGAAATGATTGCTGAACCCTCCAAGGTTACTTTTTTCTTGCAttcgggatgtgggcgtcgctggctaggctgccatttattgtccatccctaattgcccttgagaaggagatgatggtgagcagccttctttgaACCGCTGTGATGCTTTACTATCCACTTCAAAGACAGTAAGATGCTCCTGGGAGGAGCCGTGGCTCCACTTAATGCAACATAGAAAATATGTTAAAATCTGATCTGAGACACGTCCAGTTCTTCAATTGGAAGCTGCCTGTAAAATGCTCCTGCCTTTGTTGGATTAGCCCATGCTGGAGATTTTACAGcggcctgtttttaaaaaaatattgataACAGACCTcgaataactttttttaaaaaaagaaacacatAATCTGTGTGTAATTCAACGAATTCTAAATAAAAAGATGACAGTAGTGCGGATTATTAATCTGTGTCATTTGATTCAGGTGTACAGTAAATACTTTCATTTATAATGAACAGTTAAATGCTGGAATAATTCAAATGTAGGTAAAACTATTGAGCAGCAAATCTCGAGTGTGTTATCTTGTAACATGTATTCATCCTGATATAGTAGAGATCATTTATTGATATAAGCCACTCCTCGGAGATAACCCTCCAGCAATGGTAAATGTGACCTCTGATTATTTAGTCCACTTTTCGTTCACTGATTTTAACAAAATAAACATGCAATTCTCCATAAAATTTCTAACCATATACGCAGTTTTCCCACTTCTGTGTATATTACATTTGTATTTTTTCATTGATCTGCCACTTTGGTACCTGCCCCTGGATTGAACATTTCTGTTTTTTTAACAGGGCAAAAGAGTCCCAAATACGAGTTGTTTTACAACGGTTTGGTGAGCCGATCGGTGCTTCAGCCTTCACACTCCCTCGCTCCAGAGACGGAGGGGACTGATACTAATCTGAGGGATAAAGCAGGAAACGCCGAAGCCTCGGAGAACGAGTCCACTCAGCTCTCCCCTTCGCCGGATCCTCCGTCGGAAGGCGCGGACAGCCCTCGCTCAGTCACCCCCTCGGATGGCGACTCGAGCAACGAGTGCGAGAAACCCAAGGAGCTGGCAAAGGTGATGGCCAACCTGCCCGGCTCTTCCTCAAACCACAGGGCGCCCATTGACATCCTCACCAAGGTCTTCCCCAGCCACAAGCGAGACAGACTGGAGTGCATCCTAGCGGGCTGCAAGGGAGACGTGGTCCAGGCGATCGAGCAAGTGCTGAACGGGAAGGAAGCCAAGGGACAGGTCAAAGATGCGGAGTGCACCGCGTCCGAGCCGGGGGAACCTCAGCGAGCCTCCCACTTCACCTTAGCCGGCCTTTCCGGCAGCTCCAAGTCTGCCTTCTCTCCCCTGCAATCCAGCGCGGTTTTCGGAGCACCCGCCAACCTGTACGGGCTGAACCCCAGGCTGGGGGTGAACCCGCTTCGCCTAGCCTACTCAAACCCCGGCCGAGGCCTCCCCACTTTCATGTCACCTTATGTCACCTCTGGCCTGATGCCAACCTTGCCATTTCGCCCCCAGATGGAGTACTCTTTCCCGGGCATCATGAGGGACATTCCATACTTCCAGAATAAAGAAGCACTCTGCTCTGGTGGACTGTACTCTCGAATTAATCCAGAAAAGCAgtgactctgatacagtgtgagacaaATCCATTTGAGGCACAGCTCAGCATCAAACAGGAAACTTTCAACATGTCCACACTTGAGATCAAAGTGAAGCCGACTGGTCCAGTGGTTCTGGATTAATTTAGTCCCACTTCACCAGCAAGTTGCTGAACGGATCTATGGAAAATCGACGAAGTTTGTTTTAAATAATTGCGACTGGTATTGAACAGATTGGAAAATGCAGCATTGGCTGAACGTTAAACTCTCGCAATCTGTGTTTTCCCCTCGTTTCGACTGCCCTCGAGGAAATGTGAGAAGAGTTAGGACCACAAGGGACCCTGAGCATGGAGATGTTTCCCTGTGAGGTCCTGAACTCCGTCCTGCCATTCTTCTTGGCAAAACAATTTAACGAAATTAAACAAACTGAAGGACAGAGTAAGGAGGGAAGCCCCTTAAAGGGGAATCGCCCAAAACAAACAATGCCACATGAAGCTTAAAATATCaaaggg comes from the Mustelus asterias chromosome 6, sMusAst1.hap1.1, whole genome shotgun sequence genome and includes:
- the LOC144495289 gene encoding doublesex- and mab-3-related transcription factor A1-like, yielding MDGRGSLPSAPLPGSCVPPNHAAVPISMAGTNSLLRPPALLLRAAAAAAAAASAAERYPRTPKCARCRNHGVVSALKGHKRFCRWRDCMCAKCMLIAERQRVMAAQVALRRQQAQEENEARELQFMYAGGGAAEAGLAMAAAAAAANSIIPGSRAVSTPYEIFGAEYQKQKDGQKSPKYELFYNGLVSRSVLQPSHSLAPETEGTDTNLRDKAGNAEASENESTQLSPSPDPPSEGADSPRSVTPSDGDSSNECEKPKELAKVMANLPGSSSNHRAPIDILTKVFPSHKRDRLECILAGCKGDVVQAIEQVLNGKEAKGQVKDAECTASEPGEPQRASHFTLAGLSGSSKSAFSPLQSSAVFGAPANLYGLNPRLGVNPLRLAYSNPGRGLPTFMSPYVTSGLMPTLPFRPQMEYSFPGIMRDIPYFQNKEALCSGGLYSRINPEKQ